Sequence from the bacterium genome:
TCCCTGATAAACTTAAAACTCAATCCCCCTGACAGCCCTTTGATTAATTTTCTACCATAAGAAAAGGCCAAAGCGAGATCATACGCGCTAACATCACCAGTAAGGATTCCTCCATCGTCACTGCCCTCGATATCTCCACCCCCTAAATAATAAATACTAAGAGCAAGAACCGAGTCGTTAATTGGATGGCTATAACCAAAAAAATGATACCCAATATCTTCGAACCATCTGTTATACATAAAGCCGACTTCTGGTCGCTCTATTTGTACAAGGCCGGCTGGATTCCAGTAAATTGCACTAATATCATCAGCCAGCGCTACATAGGCTTCACCCATGGCAAGGGGGCGGGCTCCTACTCCTATTTTAAGGAAGTCTAATCCCGTAGTAGAAGCAACGGATGGACACCGTTGCCCAATCAAAAACAGTACTAGAATGAGACTTAAAGTTACAATTTTTTTCATTGCCGTTTTTCAGTTTCTCATCTGATAATTACTACTTTTCCCGTCTGGTTCCCCTTATCACTCTCAATGCGATAGAGATAGAACCCACTGGATACTTTATTCCCTTCACTATCTTTTACGTTCCACTTTGCTTCCCCGGCCTCTTCTTCAAGAGTTGCCATTATCCTACCTTCAATATGAAATATTTTCACCGACGCACCTGAGGGAAGGTTAGTAAATGTGATTTCAGTGTGACCCTCGCTCGGTTTAAAAGGATTAGGATAAACCTTGATAGAAGATGAAACCGGCTCGGGCTCAGGACAAATCCCTTCTGTCTCGTAAGATATTACCAATTGGGGACGGTAGGATTCCCACTCCAATTCACTGGAAAGAAACCAAACTGCCTCATTGTCACAATTATGCTCCTTAAGCAAAAACCCGAAGTTAACGTATTTCCCTTCCAACCAATCCTTTATTGTGCGCGTCACATCCCAGGAAACCCACCCGTAGGCTCTGCCGATAAAAGATTTTGCACTCTCTAATTCCGAATCGAAGTCGCCCCCCGCCGTCCTCCAATTGCGCTTCTCTATACTCTGGTTCCAGGTTACTTCTTTGTCATTCCAGAAACCCGTAATTTTATGTACATAAATCACTCTCTTCTCATCGAAATAGTAGTCCTCTGCCAGACAGAGTTGTAATTCCGCCGAGGAAATAATTGCATCAGGAGGAATGGACGTCAGATCGAACCGAATAAGGATGCGTTTGGTATCTCGCTGCCCGACACCTATATTTTCCTTGCTTCCAAAGTTCTTCATCTCGTCTCCAAGACCTTTGGAAATATGACTGTCTCGTGACTTCTCCGGCCCTGGCTGAATGGTCTGTTTCTTAGCATACGAGTAGGTAGAACTGCAAAATATTACCAGGGCACAGAATACTAATAAAGACAGTAACTTTTTTTTCTTCCCCATAAAATTAACCACTTTCTTCCTCAAAAAAAACCGATTTCTCTATCCAGCCCTACCGGATAGCAAAATCGGTTCCTAAGAAACTCTTCGGCAGCTCGGCTGGCATCCAAGTCCCGTGGCTTTGTGTCCCCCGATTTTTCCCCGATTATTCGGGAGTTACCTTTTCGGAGTTTCCGATATATTTACTAAAACTTCTTGAAATGCAAAATCCTAATCTTGAACCCTCTCCCTGCCGCCGTAAAGAGGATAATCGGAAAGACCTTTACCGTTTAGATATTCCTCAATGCCGGCGCAGGTTAAGCAGATATAATATCCGTCCATTTTCTTTACAAAATCTTTGGAAAATTTACCCGTGCATCTCTTGCAATAGAAAAGTTTTCTTTTTTTGTTCTTCTTCATTTTTTACCTTAATTCAAACCCCCGCGGGAAGGCGAGGATTAGGGTAAAGGTTAAAGGGAAAATGTAGAATACCTTCTACCTACTATAATTTTACTGGAATTCTTCTTTTTTACAATGGGTCGACCGTATAATTTTCTGAGATTTTTTGTCAAAAAAAAGACCCATTAAAAAATGGGTCTTTGAGGTAAACTTATGGAATATTACTTATAGGAATAGAACAGAATTTTTTAGTGCCTGCTGATGTAGCCCCTATTCAGTCCTTCCACCACTGCCTGTGCGCGGTTTTTCGCTCCCAGTTTTCTATAAATATGGTTAAGGTGGTTTTTGACCGTCTTTTCACTCACTGAGAACTTCTTTGCAATCTCTTTATTAGTTTTCCCAAAAGCCACTAACTTGAGGACTTTTACTTCTTTCTTTGTTAGATTGAGGCGTTTTGTCCCACTCAAAAAATCTGGCTTCCTTATGCCTTTTAGTAGTTTATGCTCTATGCAGGATGGAATTGAAACCCCCTCTCTAAATACAGAACGGATGGTCTCTATCAATTCACCAGAGGGATAAGTCTTTATTACGTAGCCAGAAGCACCTGCCTGAAATGATTCGGTAATATGTGCTGCGTCCTCGTACATAGATAGCATGATAACGTGAACCTTTCTACATCTCTTTTTAATCTGGCGCGTCATCCTTATCCCATTTGGACCAGGCAAGCTGATATCCATCAAAATCACATCTGGCTTCAATCTATCTGCCAATCCCAGGGCCTCGACACCATCTCTGGCTTCTCCAACTATCTTTATATCTTCATTAAGTTCCAATATACTTCGCAAACCTTCCCGGAAAAGTGCATGGTCGTCTGCTACGAGAATTCTAATTGTTTTCTTCGAGTTAACTTTACCCATCCTATTCCTCAAGCGGAATTTTTACCTTTATCTTGGTCCCTTGTCCCTTTTCAGTTTTAACAGTAAAGGCCCCTCCCAAAAGTTTTGCTTGCTCTTCCATTCCTATTAGTCCAAAATTCTTGGCATATTTACTCTGAGTTAAGGCTCTGTTTAAATCAAATCCTTTCCCATCATCTTCTATAATAAGATGGAGATTTCTATTCTTATCAGTTCTTAATCTCAAATCTACATTCTTTGCCATAGCGTGTTTCTTTATATTGTTCATTGCCTCTCGGATAATTCGATAGGTGCCTACCTGTATCTTCATGGGGAGACTCTCTTCCACTTTAAGATTTAAAGTAGCTGCAATCCCTGTCTTTCTGCGAAACTCTTCCAAATACTTTCTCAGGACAGTAACAAAGCCTGTTCTGTGAAATTTCGGGAGCCGCAAATCAAATATGACATGTCGTGTCGCCTTAATACCTTTTGCCAGCATCTTCCTTAGTGCCAATAGTTCCTTCTTTACCTTTTTTGGATTACCATCCAGAAGTCTCTCACAAAAGTCAATCTTCAAAAGTGAACTAGCTAAAGTCTGGGCTAAACCATCGTGAATCTCCTGAGCCAATCTGTTCCTCTCCTCTGTAACTGTAACTCCCTTGTACAGCTCGACCAGTTGCTCGGTTCTCTCCTCTACTTCTTTCTCCAGTTCTATTGTATGTTCTTTCAATTTCTCTTCTGATTTCTTTTTTTCCGTAATATCGGAGATAATTGCGACGGCTCCATTAAATTTCCCCTCGTTGTTCATAAGAGGAACACTACAGACCGAGAAGAACATGTCTTCCCCTCCCTTTGTCTTGCCTGTTAAAATATAATGTGATGATTTACCCTTAGTTCTCTTTTTGAATTCACTTTCTATTGTCTCTTTACCTACCCTTCCAAAAAAAGAGCGAATATCCTTACCCAAAAGCTCATCCCTCCTGTAACCCGAGCTCTGGTATAACTTATCATTCATAGAAGTTATCGTCATATTTTCATCGAGAATGCATACACCTTCACCCATATTTTCAAAAAACATTCTATATTTCCCTTCCAATTCTTCTGCCTGGTCAACTTTATCCACCATTTTTTATTCCTTTCTTAATCAAGTCTGTAACTATCAGAGCCTTCCTGAAGAAAAAAATTAGTTCCTTTTTTTGTATGTAATTTTACTATAAATCCCCCATTTTTACAATAGGTCTAACGAATAATCTTATAAAATTTTTTGACAAAAAAAAGACCCATTTTTTAATGGGTCTTTTAGGTAAATAACTCGAAGATTACATACAAAAAGAGAACAAAAATATTTTAATCCTTGCTAATGTAATCTCTCCTTAGCCCTTCTACCACTGCCTGTGCGCGGTTTTTCACCCCCATTTTTCTATAGACATGATTAAGGTGGTTTTTAACCGTCTTTTCACTCACGAAGAGCTTCTTGGCAATCTCTTTATTAGTTTTCCCGGAAGCCACTAACTTGAGGATTTTTACCTCTTTCTTTGTTAGATGGACATTTTCTGTCCCGCTCAAAAAATCTGGCTTCCTTATACCCTTTAGTAGTTTATGCTCTATAAGGGGTGGGATGGAAACCCCTTCTCTAAATACAGAACGGATAGTCTGTATTAATTCACCAGAGGGACTGGTCTTTATTACGTAGCCAGAAGCGCCTGCCTGAAATGAGTCGGTAATATGTGCCGTGTCCTCATACATAGACAGCATAATAACGTAAACCTTTCGATATCTCTTCTTAATCTGGCGCGTAATCCTTATCCCATTTGGACCAGGCAGGCTGATATCCATGAGAATCACATCCGGCTTCACTCTCTTTGCCAACTCGAAGGTTTCCGCGCCATCCTTGGCTTCTCCAACTATCTTTATATCTTCCTCAAATTCCATTACTCTTCGCAAACCTTCCCGGAAAAGTGCGTGGTCATCTGCTATGACAATTCTAATTATTTTCTTCAGGTTAACTTTACCCATCCTATCCCCCAAGCGGAATTTTTACCTTTATCTCGACTCCTTGTCCCTTTTCAGTTTTAACAGTGAAAGCCCCTCCAAAAAGTTTCGCCTGCCTTTCCATCCCCTTTAGTCCAAAATGCCTGGCATATTTTTTCTTATTCAAGGCTTTCTTTAAGTCGAATCCTTTCCCATCATCTTTAATGATAACGTGAAGATTCTCGTGCTTATCAGTTCTTAATCTCGCATCCACATTCTTTGCCATAGCGTGTTTTCTTACATTATTCATCGCCTCTCGAATAATTCTATAGGCACCTACCTGTATATTTGTGGAGAGACTCCTCTCCAGTTTAATATTTAAGTTACATATAATCCCTGTCTTTTTGCAAAACTCTTTAAAATACTGTCTGAGAACCGTGGCAAAGCCCGTTCTGTGAAAGTTCGGTAGCTGCAAACCAAATACGATATCCCGGTTCAACTTAATGCTTTTCCTAAGCATCTTTCGCAATTCCCCTAGCTCTGCCCTTACCTTTTCCGGATCTTTGTCCAGAACTTTCTCACAAATCTCAATCTTCAAAAGGGCAGTTGCCAGGTCCTGAGAGCAAAAATCGTGAATCTCCCGCGCCAATCTATTCCTTTCTTCTGTAACTCCCACTCCCTTATACAGATCGACGAGTAACTTGGTTCTCTTATTTATTTCTTTCTCCAGCTCTAGTGTGCGTTCTCTTAACTTATCCTCTAATTCTTTCCTTTCTGTAAAATCGGAAATAATTGCGATAGTCCCATCAAATTTCCCTTTTTTGTCAAAACGAGGAGCACCACTAACGGATAGGACTATTTCTTTCCCTTTCTTTGTTCTAACCTTTACAGTATAACGCGAAGAGTAACCCTCCATCCTTTTTTTCAACTCCTTTCTTACTCTATCTTTACTCTTACCTATAAGAAAGGGGACAACATTCTTACCCAGAATTTCATTCTTCCTGTAACCTGTAATTTCACAGACTTTACGATTAACAAAAATTGGCACCATCTTCTTATTAGTAACGCACAAACCTTCTCCCATATTTTCAACGGAAACTCTATATTCCTTCAATTCTTGTAATTGATCCTTCTTATCCACAACTTTTTCTCCTGATAAACCGGAAATTTTGAAGGAATGGCCACTGCACTAATTATTCTTTTTACGCAAAATTTATGTTACCACAACTAATCAATAATGTCAACTACAAATCGTCGCTACCCTGAGCTCCTTATTCGTCGCTCCAGCGACCCTTCGCTACTCCTCCCATGGGTCGGCGTTCGCGGGCTTCGGTCCTTCGGACCCCGGGGCGCTCACCGTCTCGCGCCCGTCGCTAACACGTCCCGATTTATTCATCGGGACAGCGACCCCTCCTGTGAATCATACGGAAGGGGTGAGATTCGAACTCACGTTCCGATTACTCGGAAACTGGTTTTCAAGACCAGCGCCATCAACCGCTCGGCCACCCTTCCACTTACTCCTTCTTCTTCTCCTCTGATTCTGAGGGTTTGAATCCTTTTCTTTCCCATCTATTCTTCTTTTTTTGCCACCCAGTAATTCTCCAGTCGACATGTCTTATATCACGCAGAGCCAGTATTTCCCTCTCCACCTTCCTCAGTTGACTGGAGACTGCTAATTCATTATGTCCGTCTACTTTATCTCCCATAAATGCCAAATATCCTTTAATACAAACTGTATCCTTTACCGTATTCACTAACAGTCCAGGCACGTTAACCCAGTTCCTGCTTAATATTATCTTCACTTTACTATTAACTTTCCATGATTCCATGCCCATTTTTAATCTCTATCAATTATCTCCAATCCATTCATATGGGGCTGGAGAACTTTGGGAATAATTACTGTTCCCTTCTCAGTTTGATTATTTTCTAAAATGGCGGCAAAGGTTCTACCAATGGCCAGCCCGGAACCATTCAATGTATGGACATATTCCAGTGTTCCCGTTTTTTCCTTCTTATGCTTAATATTTATTCTCCTCGCCTGGAAATCTGTAAAGTTACTGCAAGAGGAGACTTCCCGCCACCTGTTTTCACCAGGCATCCACACTTCCAGGTCGTAAGTCTTGGCTGCCCCGAACCCCAAATCGCCTGTGCAAAGAGCTACAACCTGATAAGGAATCTCCAATAATTCTAAGACCTTCTCAGCATCAGAGACCAGAGTCTCCAATTCCCCATAAGAATCTTCGGGCCTGGTGAACTTTACCAGTTCCACCTTGTTAAACTGGTGATTCCTGATTAATCCTTTGGTGTCCTTTCCATAAGAACCGGCTTCTCTACGAAAACATGGTGTATAAGCCACATAATTCAAAGGCAAGTCTTTCTCCTTCAGAATTTGATTCTTGTGCAGATTGGTCAGAGGCACTTCGCCAGTGGGAATCAAATAGAGGTCATCGTCTTTGCACTTGTAAAGTTCTATGGAAAACTTGGGCAACTGCCCTGTGCCCATCATGCTCTCACCAGTGACCATAAAGGGCGGCAATATTTCCTTATATCCTCCTTTAATATGTAAATCGAGCATGAAGTTAATCAGTGCCCTTTCCAGCCTCGCTCCCTTTCCTTTGAGGAGGGCAAACCTGGTACCGGAAATCCTGGAGGCAAGGGGAAAATCGAGGATTCCCAAACTCTCCCCCACCTCCCAATGTTCACGAGGCTCAAAATTGAACTTCTTCTTCTGTGGTTTCCCTTCTCTCACAACCTTATTATCCTTAGGTGTCTTCCCCACAGGCACAGATTCGTGGGGCAGGTTGGGAATCATCAACAGATGTCTTGTTGTCTTCTCCTGAAGTTCTTTTAACTTATCATCTAACTCTCTTATACGCTCAGAGACTTTCTGCATCTCCCCAATCGATTCTTTAATTTCCTTGCCTTCCCTCTTTAATTTCCCTATCTCTTCCGAAGCCTTATTCCTTCTATATTTCAAATCTTCCACTTCAACTAAAATTTTCCTCCGCTCTCCATCCAACTGGAGAAGTTCATCGAGAGAAATCTTCTCTCCCTTGTCTTTTAAACCCTTGTTGACTTTTTTTATATTTTCCCTGATAAATTTCAAATCGAGCATCTTATCCTTTCATCACCCCGATTGGTCTCATCCTGGCTACTTTCTTAGAAATACCTGCATTGTGGCAGACATCCACTACTTCATCAACGTCCTTATAGGCTTGAGGCGCTTCCTCTGCCAATGTCTTGTATCCCTTTGCCTGAATAACGATTCCTTTCTCTCCTAACTCCCTCTGTAACTGTTCGCCGCTAATCGTATGCAAAGCTTTTGTTCTGGACATCGCTCTCCCCGCACCATGGCAGGTGCTTCCCCATGTCTCTTCCATAGCTCTTGTGGTGCCCACAAGGACATAGGAGGCAGAACCCATTGTCCCTGGGATAAGCACTGGCTGCCCTACACCTTTATAATCCTCGGGCACATCAGGATGTCCTGCGGGAAAGGCTCTGGTTGCGCCCTTTCTATGAATACAAAGAGTTGTCTTTTTTCCCTCTACCGGGTGTTCTTCAATCTTTCCGATATTGTGCGCTACATCGTATATAAGCACCATTCCCAGGTCTTTAGGACTTATCTTAAGCACCCTTTCGAAGGTCTCTCTTGTCCAATGCATTATGCACTGCCTGTTTGCCCAGGCGTAATTAGCTGCGCATCTCATTGCTTTCAGGTAGTTTTGACCTTCCTCTGACTTTACTGGCGCACAGGCCAGTTGTCGGTCGGGAAGACTGATGTTATATTTTCTTACAGCATTTCCCATTAGCCTGAGGTAGTCATCACAAATCTGATAACCGAGCCCCCTTGAGCCGGTATGAATCATCACTGTAATCTGTCCAGGAAATATACCGAAAACTTTAGCTACCTCTTCGTCGTATATCTCCTCTACAATCTGAATCTCCAGGAAATGGTTTCCTGCTCCCAATGTGCCCAGCTGCGGCCTTCCCCTTTCTAAAGCTCTCTGTCCCACCTTGGTAGCATCAGCACCCTCCATGGAGCCCTTCTCTTCGGTATGTAGAGCATCTTCGGGAAGTCCATAACCCTTCTTTATTGCCCACTGGCTACCTTTCTCCAGAACCTCCATTACCTCCTGAGAGGAGATTTTTATTCTTCCCTTAGAACCCACTCCTGAAGGAATGGCTACGAACAATGCAGAAATTAACTCGTGAAGTTTAGGACGAACATCCTTTTCCTTCAAATTTGTTCTAAGAAGCCTTA
This genomic interval carries:
- a CDS encoding DNRLRE domain-containing protein; the encoded protein is MGKKKKLLSLLVFCALVIFCSSTYSYAKKQTIQPGPEKSRDSHISKGLGDEMKNFGSKENIGVGQRDTKRILIRFDLTSIPPDAIISSAELQLCLAEDYYFDEKRVIYVHKITGFWNDKEVTWNQSIEKRNWRTAGGDFDSELESAKSFIGRAYGWVSWDVTRTIKDWLEGKYVNFGFLLKEHNCDNEAVWFLSSELEWESYRPQLVISYETEGICPEPEPVSSSIKVYPNPFKPSEGHTEITFTNLPSGASVKIFHIEGRIMATLEEEAGEAKWNVKDSEGNKVSSGFYLYRIESDKGNQTGKVVIIR
- a CDS encoding response regulator transcription factor, whose amino-acid sequence is MGKVNSKKTIRILVADDHALFREGLRSILELNEDIKIVGEARDGVEALGLADRLKPDVILMDISLPGPNGIRMTRQIKKRCRKVHVIMLSMYEDAAHITESFQAGASGYVIKTYPSGELIETIRSVFREGVSIPSCIEHKLLKGIRKPDFLSGTKRLNLTKKEVKVLKLVAFGKTNKEIAKKFSVSEKTVKNHLNHIYRKLGAKNRAQAVVEGLNRGYISRH
- a CDS encoding PAS domain S-box protein, producing MVDKVDQAEELEGKYRMFFENMGEGVCILDENMTITSMNDKLYQSSGYRRDELLGKDIRSFFGRVGKETIESEFKKRTKGKSSHYILTGKTKGGEDMFFSVCSVPLMNNEGKFNGAVAIISDITEKKKSEEKLKEHTIELEKEVEERTEQLVELYKGVTVTEERNRLAQEIHDGLAQTLASSLLKIDFCERLLDGNPKKVKKELLALRKMLAKGIKATRHVIFDLRLPKFHRTGFVTVLRKYLEEFRRKTGIAATLNLKVEESLPMKIQVGTYRIIREAMNNIKKHAMAKNVDLRLRTDKNRNLHLIIEDDGKGFDLNRALTQSKYAKNFGLIGMEEQAKLLGGAFTVKTEKGQGTKIKVKIPLEE
- a CDS encoding response regulator transcription factor, producing MGKVNLKKIIRIVIADDHALFREGLRRVMEFEEDIKIVGEAKDGAETFELAKRVKPDVILMDISLPGPNGIRITRQIKKRYRKVYVIMLSMYEDTAHITDSFQAGASGYVIKTSPSGELIQTIRSVFREGVSIPPLIEHKLLKGIRKPDFLSGTENVHLTKKEVKILKLVASGKTNKEIAKKLFVSEKTVKNHLNHVYRKMGVKNRAQAVVEGLRRDYISKD
- a CDS encoding PAS domain-containing sensor histidine kinase, whose protein sequence is MDKKDQLQELKEYRVSVENMGEGLCVTNKKMVPIFVNRKVCEITGYRKNEILGKNVVPFLIGKSKDRVRKELKKRMEGYSSRYTVKVRTKKGKEIVLSVSGAPRFDKKGKFDGTIAIISDFTERKELEDKLRERTLELEKEINKRTKLLVDLYKGVGVTEERNRLAREIHDFCSQDLATALLKIEICEKVLDKDPEKVRAELGELRKMLRKSIKLNRDIVFGLQLPNFHRTGFATVLRQYFKEFCKKTGIICNLNIKLERSLSTNIQVGAYRIIREAMNNVRKHAMAKNVDARLRTDKHENLHVIIKDDGKGFDLKKALNKKKYARHFGLKGMERQAKLFGGAFTVKTEKGQGVEIKVKIPLGG
- the serS gene encoding serine--tRNA ligase, with amino-acid sequence MLDLKFIRENIKKVNKGLKDKGEKISLDELLQLDGERRKILVEVEDLKYRRNKASEEIGKLKREGKEIKESIGEMQKVSERIRELDDKLKELQEKTTRHLLMIPNLPHESVPVGKTPKDNKVVREGKPQKKKFNFEPREHWEVGESLGILDFPLASRISGTRFALLKGKGARLERALINFMLDLHIKGGYKEILPPFMVTGESMMGTGQLPKFSIELYKCKDDDLYLIPTGEVPLTNLHKNQILKEKDLPLNYVAYTPCFRREAGSYGKDTKGLIRNHQFNKVELVKFTRPEDSYGELETLVSDAEKVLELLEIPYQVVALCTGDLGFGAAKTYDLEVWMPGENRWREVSSCSNFTDFQARRINIKHKKEKTGTLEYVHTLNGSGLAIGRTFAAILENNQTEKGTVIIPKVLQPHMNGLEIIDRD